The following coding sequences lie in one Streptomyces venezuelae genomic window:
- the cyc2 gene encoding germacradienol/geosmin synthase Cyc2, with protein sequence MTQPFELPRFYMPYAARLNPHLDEARAHSTRWARDMGMLEGSGVWEQSDLDAHDYGLLCAYTHPDCDGPALSLITDWYVWVFFFDDHFLDMYKRTNDRAAGKAHLERLPLFMPMDLSAAVPEARNPVEAGLADLWARTVPAMSKDWRRRFAESTEHLLNESMWELSNIDEGRIANPVEYIEMRRKVGGAPWSAGLIEYATAEVPASVAGARPLRVLMETFADAVHLRNDLFSYQREVQDEGELSNGVLVLETFFACTTQEAADTVNDVLTSRLHQFEHTAVTEVPALAVEKGLTPPEVAAVAAYTKGLQDWQSGGHEWHLRSSRYMNEGALTGSPLAGPTGLGTSGSGIASLLSAAGAERARSFTHVPFQKVGPSRIPDLYMPFPLRLNPGLDTARRRITGWAHETGVLEEGVWDEDKLAAYDLPLCAAGLDPDGTQEALDLSTQWLAWGTYGDDYYPLVFGRRRDVAAAKLCTERLSACMTLAGEPVPVPANALERGLVDLWSRTTRDMTDRQRGVLREAVDVMTESWVWEIFNQLHHRVPDPVDYLEMRRATFGADLTMSLCRMGHGPAVPPALYRSGPVRSLENAAVDYAMLVNDIFSYQKEIEYEGEFHNAILVVRNFFGCDYPSALRVVHDLTTQRMRQFEHVCANGLPALYEDFALSREGRAAMDGYVADLKNWMAGVLNWHRGCRRYGAQDLAGRAHGFLPDRAPRTALTSPLRMVSSGMEDSWNFGEAPGVF encoded by the coding sequence ATGACCCAACCGTTCGAACTGCCGCGCTTCTACATGCCGTACGCCGCGAGACTCAATCCGCACCTGGACGAGGCACGCGCGCACTCCACGCGCTGGGCGCGGGACATGGGCATGCTGGAGGGCAGCGGTGTCTGGGAGCAGAGCGACCTCGACGCGCACGACTACGGCCTGCTGTGCGCGTACACGCACCCCGACTGCGACGGTCCGGCGCTGTCACTGATCACCGACTGGTACGTGTGGGTGTTCTTCTTCGACGACCACTTCCTGGACATGTACAAGCGCACCAACGACCGCGCGGCCGGCAAGGCGCACCTCGAACGCCTGCCCCTCTTCATGCCGATGGACCTGTCGGCCGCCGTGCCCGAGGCCCGCAACCCCGTGGAGGCGGGCCTCGCCGACCTGTGGGCGCGCACCGTGCCCGCGATGTCGAAGGACTGGCGCCGCCGCTTCGCGGAATCCACGGAACACCTGCTCAACGAGTCGATGTGGGAGCTCTCCAACATCGACGAGGGGCGGATCGCCAACCCCGTCGAGTACATCGAGATGCGCCGCAAGGTCGGTGGCGCACCCTGGTCCGCGGGGCTCATCGAGTACGCGACGGCGGAGGTGCCCGCGTCGGTCGCGGGGGCGCGGCCGCTGCGCGTGCTCATGGAGACGTTCGCCGACGCCGTCCACCTTCGGAACGACCTGTTCTCGTACCAGCGCGAGGTCCAGGACGAGGGCGAGCTCAGCAATGGAGTGCTCGTCCTGGAGACCTTCTTCGCATGCACCACCCAGGAGGCGGCCGACACCGTCAACGACGTGTTGACCTCGCGCCTGCACCAGTTCGAGCACACGGCGGTCACCGAAGTGCCCGCTCTCGCCGTGGAGAAAGGTCTCACCCCGCCCGAGGTGGCGGCTGTCGCCGCGTACACGAAGGGGCTGCAGGACTGGCAGTCGGGCGGCCACGAATGGCATCTGCGCTCCAGTCGGTACATGAACGAGGGCGCCCTCACCGGCTCACCGCTCGCCGGCCCCACCGGCCTCGGGACCTCGGGGTCCGGCATCGCGTCGCTGCTCTCCGCCGCGGGGGCGGAACGGGCGCGGTCCTTCACGCACGTGCCCTTTCAGAAGGTGGGCCCTTCCCGCATTCCCGACCTCTACATGCCGTTCCCGCTCCGGCTCAACCCCGGCCTCGACACCGCGCGGCGGCGCATCACCGGGTGGGCGCACGAAACGGGTGTCCTGGAGGAGGGCGTCTGGGACGAGGACAAGCTCGCCGCGTACGACCTGCCGCTGTGCGCCGCGGGGCTCGACCCGGACGGCACACAAGAGGCGCTCGACCTCAGCACGCAGTGGCTCGCGTGGGGCACCTACGGCGACGACTACTACCCCCTCGTCTTCGGCCGCCGCCGCGACGTCGCCGCCGCGAAGCTCTGCACCGAACGCCTCTCCGCCTGCATGACGCTCGCCGGCGAGCCCGTACCGGTGCCCGCGAACGCCCTGGAGCGCGGCCTCGTCGACCTGTGGTCGCGCACGACCCGCGACATGACCGACCGGCAGCGCGGGGTGCTGCGCGAGGCCGTCGATGTCATGACGGAGAGCTGGGTGTGGGAGATCTTCAACCAGCTGCACCACCGCGTCCCCGACCCGGTCGACTACCTGGAGATGCGCCGCGCCACGTTCGGCGCCGACCTCACGATGAGCCTGTGCCGGATGGGTCACGGGCCCGCCGTGCCGCCCGCGCTCTACCGCAGCGGTCCCGTCCGCTCCCTGGAGAACGCCGCCGTCGACTACGCCATGCTCGTGAACGACATCTTCTCGTACCAGAAGGAGATCGAGTACGAGGGCGAGTTCCACAACGCGATCCTCGTCGTGCGGAACTTCTTCGGCTGCGACTACCCGTCGGCCCTGCGGGTCGTCCACGACCTCACGACACAGCGCATGCGCCAGTTCGAACACGTCTGCGCCAACGGATTACCCGCTCTGTACGAGGACTTCGCGCTCTCACGCGAGGGCCGCGCGGCCATGGACGGCTACGTCGCCGACCTGAAGAACTGGATGGCGGGCGTCCTCAACTGGCACCGCGGCTGCCGGCGCTACGGCGCGCAGGACCTCGCCGGGCGCGCACACGGCTTCCTGCCCGATCGTGCGCCCCGCACCGCTCTCACGAGCCCCCTTCGGATGGTTTCATCCGGAATGGAGGATTCGTGGAACTTCGGTGAGGCGCCAGGAGTCTTCTGA